Proteins found in one Maridesulfovibrio sp. genomic segment:
- a CDS encoding sulfatase-like hydrolase/transferase, with amino-acid sequence MKNIIWIVIDTLRSDMLASCLSPKAVPNEIDDVMEQGYLFTDVMTTGGSTRNSAPAYFSAMRPGLTGMASSSVQSIRYFKDDVLTVTEHFKHHGYRTFRWSDSSLDSCQPKRGFDVFEAGYPNINLTPDKSYDNEKRNNFINMVRKSTKPFFAYFHLYYIHDFGGKKKSSWTTDDYLYIISQQAKDFKSLWDKVAPGQNDIAVVTSDHGCILNENYVEYDKVKPWRFANNKTRVPASFIAEGLTPQKNHDLIRSIDIAPTLLDLAVGGEMKAQGVSLKSTLLGGPTPELIGIAERNHYQNFDIITDFACVRKKDWALYLDKGVPKALYDYSEGEFATDHLGDGLKIEHELNEFYRQTAIDGPKTAQKLYEQNGLSIDEIRGNIEVSILLPVFNWSEDSRLAIEALLDQLLLTELILLDADESGETAEMLKEKYSDRLLLNYINAKGMNLQQMLNLGLDQAKGAYTVTATPNSQYTENFCYSLREHFLENSATVLSYPNMKRMIADRRDMEYIGSDSCFDEIMFSRLGSLFDHKAGTAAISLPQFNEIGACAMFETETLRSEGGFSESVNDVLGKTWFKLNKKGKVSHVNKGLVISKEKNTLRPRMPESPRGEKLKISILVPMESIAEHRKLPVFLNMISKQTEKSFEIILLNSSEQNDLITAVSRDFPELKIKLLSPQKNISELYNTGLFASQGEFLFWADISDKLLPHTLSELLKKIEEEDDAIAIKCGHVLYGAENTAQEVKPLAQAREMICEICDLRGLLYKRRLHNEVGTFRSTAEQEMGWDMCVRLGLVRSFKVIEEPLVIAQKPYQFTMNPDITSYHRILRSTINSMGNTIDLVRLYEDDFRRHQADRARYILEDEMMVTLELINKSGINSAALLRVPKTHYIN; translated from the coding sequence ATGAAAAATATCATCTGGATTGTAATTGATACCCTCAGGTCGGATATGCTGGCCTCCTGCCTTTCCCCAAAAGCCGTCCCTAATGAAATTGATGACGTTATGGAGCAGGGTTATTTATTCACAGACGTTATGACCACCGGCGGCTCCACTCGAAACAGCGCCCCGGCATATTTTTCCGCCATGCGGCCCGGTTTAACGGGGATGGCCTCCTCCTCAGTCCAATCCATCCGGTATTTTAAAGATGATGTCCTCACCGTCACCGAACATTTTAAACATCACGGCTACCGGACTTTCCGCTGGTCGGACAGCAGCCTCGACTCCTGCCAGCCTAAACGAGGATTTGATGTTTTCGAGGCAGGATACCCGAACATCAACTTAACTCCCGACAAGAGCTATGACAATGAAAAACGTAATAATTTCATTAATATGGTACGCAAAAGTACGAAGCCTTTTTTCGCATATTTCCACCTTTATTATATCCATGACTTCGGCGGCAAAAAGAAATCCAGTTGGACCACCGATGATTACCTCTATATAATTTCTCAACAAGCCAAAGACTTCAAATCACTTTGGGATAAAGTCGCCCCCGGTCAGAATGATATTGCAGTAGTGACCTCTGACCACGGCTGTATTCTTAACGAGAATTATGTCGAGTACGACAAAGTTAAACCTTGGAGATTTGCAAATAATAAAACCCGTGTGCCCGCATCTTTTATAGCTGAAGGACTTACGCCGCAAAAAAATCATGACCTGATCAGGTCAATTGATATCGCGCCGACTCTTCTCGATTTGGCTGTAGGCGGGGAAATGAAGGCGCAGGGAGTCAGCTTAAAATCTACCTTGCTGGGTGGCCCTACCCCCGAATTAATAGGAATAGCCGAACGCAACCACTATCAGAATTTTGACATCATAACTGATTTCGCATGTGTACGAAAAAAAGACTGGGCCCTGTATTTGGATAAAGGTGTTCCCAAAGCCCTTTATGATTATTCCGAGGGAGAATTTGCCACCGATCATTTAGGTGATGGACTTAAAATTGAGCATGAATTGAATGAATTTTACAGACAGACAGCCATCGATGGTCCAAAGACTGCCCAGAAACTATACGAGCAAAACGGTCTGTCCATTGATGAAATCAGGGGCAATATCGAAGTAAGCATACTGCTTCCGGTTTTTAATTGGTCGGAGGACAGTAGACTGGCAATTGAAGCGCTGCTGGACCAGCTGTTATTGACAGAACTGATCCTTCTTGACGCTGACGAGAGCGGCGAAACGGCTGAAATGCTCAAAGAAAAATACAGTGACCGGCTTTTACTTAATTACATCAATGCCAAAGGAATGAATCTCCAGCAGATGCTGAACCTCGGCCTTGATCAGGCAAAAGGAGCGTATACGGTCACTGCCACGCCGAACAGCCAGTACACAGAAAACTTCTGCTACTCACTGCGCGAACATTTTCTTGAAAATTCTGCCACTGTGCTCAGCTATCCGAACATGAAACGTATGATCGCCGACAGACGGGACATGGAATACATCGGCAGTGACAGCTGCTTTGATGAAATCATGTTTTCAAGACTTGGAAGTTTATTTGACCACAAGGCCGGGACAGCAGCAATTTCTCTCCCCCAATTCAACGAAATCGGAGCCTGCGCAATGTTCGAAACAGAAACACTGCGTAGCGAAGGCGGCTTTAGCGAGAGCGTGAATGATGTGTTGGGCAAGACATGGTTCAAACTCAATAAAAAAGGAAAGGTCTCCCACGTAAACAAGGGGCTGGTAATATCAAAAGAGAAAAATACCCTCAGGCCGCGCATGCCAGAATCACCGAGAGGAGAGAAGCTGAAAATCAGCATCCTCGTTCCTATGGAAAGCATTGCGGAACACAGGAAGCTTCCTGTGTTTCTAAATATGATCTCCAAACAAACTGAAAAATCATTTGAAATCATACTCCTCAACTCTTCAGAGCAAAACGACCTGATTACCGCAGTTTCACGTGACTTTCCCGAATTGAAAATAAAATTACTCAGCCCTCAGAAAAATATAAGCGAATTATACAATACCGGACTTTTTGCATCCCAAGGCGAGTTTTTATTCTGGGCTGACATATCCGATAAACTTCTGCCGCATACACTTTCTGAGCTGCTGAAAAAAATCGAAGAGGAAGATGACGCTATCGCAATAAAATGCGGACATGTTTTATACGGGGCGGAAAACACAGCACAGGAAGTAAAGCCATTAGCGCAGGCCCGTGAAATGATCTGCGAGATTTGCGACCTTAGGGGGCTGCTATATAAACGCAGGTTGCACAATGAAGTGGGGACATTCAGGTCCACTGCCGAGCAGGAAATGGGGTGGGACATGTGTGTACGCCTGGGTCTGGTCCGATCGTTCAAGGTCATTGAAGAACCTCTGGTCATAGCGCAGAAGCCCTATCAATTCACCATGAATCCTGACATAACATCTTATCACCGGATACTGCGCAGCACTATCAATTCCATGGGCAATACTATTGATCTCGTAAGACTTTACGAAGACGATTTCCGCAGACATCAGGCCGACCGGGCCAGATACATTCTTGAGGATGAAATGATGGTGACCCTTGAACTTATCAACAAGAGCGGCATAAATTCCGCAGCACTGCTCAGGGTTCCTAAAACGCACTACATTAATTAA
- a CDS encoding CvpA family protein, which translates to MQTSGIALNALDIILIVIAGGLIFRGLLRGIVREAISVFSLILGFYLAAKYHYKLAPYFETFFDGPGTVKAFSYLSIIVATLFVAFLVGVTIKKILTVSMLSWADQVLGGILGFVEAIIVGGIIIVVLNSFTPNTEFLTKSRLAPKVMATASFFISFAPDDVLDSLDIKSMFPDRSELTNPLNDTI; encoded by the coding sequence ATGCAAACATCTGGAATAGCCCTTAACGCGCTGGATATAATTTTGATTGTAATTGCGGGGGGCCTGATCTTCAGGGGCCTGCTACGTGGAATAGTCCGTGAGGCTATTTCCGTTTTTTCATTAATTTTAGGATTTTATCTAGCAGCCAAATATCACTACAAACTGGCACCATACTTTGAAACCTTCTTTGACGGTCCAGGAACAGTTAAAGCTTTCAGCTACCTTTCCATAATTGTAGCTACCCTCTTTGTGGCTTTCCTGGTCGGAGTCACCATTAAAAAGATTTTGACAGTAAGCATGCTTAGCTGGGCAGATCAGGTCCTCGGCGGAATTCTCGGTTTTGTCGAGGCAATTATTGTCGGCGGCATCATTATAGTTGTACTGAACAGCTTCACTCCCAACACTGAGTTCCTGACCAAATCAAGACTGGCCCCGAAAGTGATGGCGACCGCGAGTTTCTTCATCAGTTTTGCTCCGGACGATGTGCTTGATTCACTGGACATTAAATCTATGTTTCCCGACCGCTCAGAACTCACCAACCCTCTAAATGACACCATCTAA
- a CDS encoding Hsp20/alpha crystallin family protein yields the protein MSISKLNPWNWFKKESEHERTLPIKQTGLGVSGYASPIDRFHADFDRMVDSMFSDFGMPSPRQFFDKVEPGFGKTSIKPKVDVYGTDNEYVIEAELPGIEEKDLSIDLKDDVLVLSAEMKHEEKTEEKGYYRVERSYGSFKRVLNVPEDADKENITAKLNKGILRVTMPRTKLVESNSRKIAIESSTSQ from the coding sequence ATGAGCATTTCTAAGCTGAATCCCTGGAACTGGTTCAAGAAGGAAAGCGAACACGAAAGGACCCTTCCGATTAAACAAACGGGACTGGGCGTAAGTGGTTACGCTTCTCCGATTGACCGTTTCCACGCGGACTTTGATCGTATGGTAGATTCAATGTTCTCAGACTTCGGCATGCCATCGCCAAGGCAATTCTTTGACAAAGTTGAACCGGGCTTTGGTAAGACGAGCATTAAACCCAAAGTAGATGTTTACGGAACAGATAACGAGTATGTAATTGAAGCCGAGCTTCCCGGCATTGAGGAAAAAGACTTATCTATTGATCTTAAAGATGATGTTCTGGTTCTCTCTGCCGAGATGAAGCATGAAGAAAAAACTGAAGAAAAAGGCTACTACAGAGTCGAGCGTTCATATGGCTCATTCAAAAGAGTCCTGAATGTTCCTGAAGATGCAGACAAAGAAAATATAACTGCGAAATTAAACAAGGGCATACTTCGCGTTACCATGCCCAGAACAAAACTTGTTGAAAGCAATTCGAGAAAAATCGCAATCGAAAGTTCTACTTCTCAATAA
- the rfbC gene encoding dTDP-4-dehydrorhamnose 3,5-epimerase codes for MKLIETGFPGLVVVEPKVFRDRRGFFLESFNKKVFSENGLPTDFVQDNHAYSSGLGVIRGLHLQMPPYAQAKLVWVIRGAVNDVVVDLRKGSPTYRRSFKIELSAENFLRLFIPKGFAHGYETLTEENEFMYKVDCEYAPGSEAGIRWDDPELGIDWKTKEAVLSDKDQKLPSLAGFDSPFEF; via the coding sequence ATGAAATTGATTGAGACGGGGTTTCCCGGACTTGTGGTTGTTGAGCCTAAGGTTTTTAGGGATAGACGGGGTTTTTTTCTGGAAAGCTTTAATAAAAAAGTCTTTTCTGAAAACGGATTACCAACTGATTTCGTTCAGGATAATCATGCTTATTCATCCGGCCTTGGCGTCATTCGAGGTCTGCATCTGCAGATGCCTCCGTATGCTCAGGCTAAGCTTGTATGGGTTATAAGGGGGGCGGTTAACGATGTGGTGGTGGATCTTCGTAAAGGTTCCCCGACATATCGGAGATCGTTCAAAATTGAACTATCTGCAGAAAATTTTCTAAGGCTGTTCATCCCTAAAGGGTTTGCCCATGGATATGAAACCCTGACCGAGGAAAACGAGTTCATGTACAAAGTCGATTGCGAATATGCTCCCGGTAGCGAAGCCGGGATCAGGTGGGATGATCCAGAGCTTGGTATCGACTGGAAGACAAAAGAAGCGGTGCTTTCTGACAAGGACCAAAAACTTCCGTCTCTGGCCGGGTTTGACTCGCCATTCGAGTTTTAA
- the qrcA gene encoding menaquinone reductase multiheme cytochrome c subunit QrcA — MEEKRTSKQCGGVLPFFIGVLASLIVGWWVFPQVIYSQKTQPIEFSHKVHVEGEGMDCESCHMFLEDGSFAGLPSNEQCAECHEDVLGDSEAEEVFVTEYLQKGVEVPWLVYQYQPDNVYFSHMAHQGFECTDCHPDVGNSDTLPTYYENRISGYSKQTMKMWQCERCHAEVGTSNACYVCHK, encoded by the coding sequence ATGGAGGAAAAAAGAACATCGAAGCAGTGTGGAGGAGTTCTTCCTTTCTTCATCGGTGTCCTTGCAAGCCTGATCGTCGGCTGGTGGGTTTTCCCGCAGGTTATTTATAGCCAGAAGACTCAGCCGATCGAATTCAGTCACAAGGTTCATGTTGAAGGCGAAGGTATGGACTGTGAGTCATGTCACATGTTTTTGGAAGATGGTTCCTTTGCGGGGCTGCCTTCCAACGAGCAGTGTGCTGAGTGTCACGAAGACGTTCTCGGTGATTCCGAAGCAGAAGAAGTTTTCGTGACCGAGTATCTGCAGAAGGGTGTGGAAGTTCCCTGGCTGGTTTATCAGTATCAGCCTGATAATGTTTACTTTTCGCACATGGCACACCAAGGCTTCGAGTGTACGGATTGCCATCCCGACGTAGGCAATAGCGACACGCTGCCTACGTATTACGAAAACAGAATCAGCGGTTACAGCAAGCAGACCATGAAGATGTGGCAGTGTGAACGCTGTCATGCGGAAGTTGGTACCAGCAACGCATGTTACGTCTGCCATAAGTAA
- a CDS encoding SPFH domain-containing protein, with protein sequence MTPGLIAVIFAALVLVLIIIKSIRIVPQKTEVIVERLGKYRVTLGAGFHFLFPFIDRVAYQFSLKEEALDTSPQTCITSDNVSVVVDGLIFIEVQDAKAAAYGIDNYRYAASQLAQTALRSCVGKLALDKTFEERDSINAQVVEAIDAAAASWGIKVLRYEIKDITPPESVKAAMETQMIAERQKRADIARSEGEKQATINKAEAAKLDEVLKSEGERQRLMNEARGKAEAITTVADATAKALNTVGGAINTTGGADAASLRIAERYVEAFEGLARESTTLILPAEAGDVASMVGTAMSAYGKIKGKGCNGQSAKKDKGQSEFGFTLE encoded by the coding sequence ATGACTCCCGGATTGATTGCTGTGATTTTTGCTGCGCTGGTTCTGGTTTTAATTATTATAAAGTCAATACGTATTGTTCCGCAGAAGACAGAAGTTATCGTGGAAAGACTGGGCAAATACCGGGTGACCCTCGGAGCGGGATTTCATTTCCTTTTTCCGTTTATTGACCGGGTTGCCTATCAATTTTCCCTGAAGGAAGAGGCTCTTGATACGTCGCCCCAGACCTGTATTACCAGTGATAATGTAAGTGTTGTGGTGGACGGACTTATATTTATAGAAGTGCAGGATGCCAAAGCCGCAGCTTACGGAATAGATAACTACAGGTATGCTGCATCACAGCTGGCCCAGACTGCGCTTCGCTCATGCGTGGGTAAGCTTGCATTGGATAAGACTTTTGAGGAGCGCGACTCCATAAATGCACAGGTGGTTGAGGCCATAGATGCTGCCGCTGCTTCGTGGGGAATAAAAGTGCTGCGCTATGAAATTAAGGATATCACCCCGCCGGAAAGCGTGAAAGCGGCCATGGAAACTCAGATGATTGCCGAACGTCAGAAGCGCGCGGACATTGCTCGCAGTGAAGGAGAAAAGCAGGCCACAATCAATAAAGCTGAAGCTGCCAAACTTGATGAAGTCCTTAAGAGTGAGGGGGAACGGCAAAGATTAATGAACGAGGCCCGCGGTAAAGCGGAAGCCATCACAACTGTAGCGGATGCTACAGCCAAGGCTTTGAACACAGTAGGTGGAGCCATCAATACAACCGGTGGGGCAGATGCGGCTTCTCTTAGGATTGCCGAGCGCTACGTAGAGGCTTTTGAGGGTTTGGCCCGTGAATCCACAACACTCATCCTACCGGCCGAAGCCGGGGATGTAGCTTCCATGGTCGGTACAGCCATGAGTGCTTACGGTAAAATCAAAGGCAAGGGGTGCAACGGACAGTCCGCAAAGAAAGACAAAGGGCAGAGTGAATTTGGATTTACTCTAGAATAG
- the mazG gene encoding nucleoside triphosphate pyrophosphohydrolase — translation MSSKSIEKLKNVIAALIAPDGCPWDKEQTPESLCDSVIEEAFELVEAIRADDRQEAMEELGDVMFLLLFIAKRYEEQGAFTFADAVDSSAAKMIRRHPHVFADSKVEDQEELLRNWEKIKRSEKKGDKKIFDSLPEGLPPMLKAYRINSKAARSGFTYESDEQCLGQLDSEWKEWQEALESGDKEAITEEFGDYLFTLIELGRRNGIKANSALAMTNHKFLERFAKMEDLAKEQGKDISDMSLIEQNELWEQVKK, via the coding sequence ATGAGCTCTAAATCTATTGAAAAGTTAAAAAATGTTATTGCAGCCTTAATCGCCCCGGACGGCTGTCCGTGGGATAAAGAACAAACCCCTGAATCACTGTGCGATTCCGTCATCGAGGAAGCGTTTGAGCTGGTTGAAGCCATTCGCGCTGATGACCGCCAGGAAGCCATGGAAGAGCTGGGCGACGTTATGTTCCTGCTGCTGTTCATCGCTAAGCGCTACGAAGAACAAGGCGCTTTTACTTTTGCCGATGCAGTGGACTCCAGCGCCGCAAAAATGATCCGCCGTCATCCCCACGTATTCGCTGACAGTAAAGTTGAAGATCAGGAAGAATTACTGCGCAACTGGGAAAAAATTAAAAGAAGCGAAAAGAAAGGCGACAAAAAGATTTTTGATTCTCTGCCTGAAGGCTTGCCGCCGATGCTCAAAGCATACCGCATCAACTCAAAAGCAGCACGTAGCGGATTCACCTATGAGTCCGATGAACAGTGTCTCGGTCAACTCGACAGTGAATGGAAAGAATGGCAGGAAGCACTTGAATCAGGTGACAAAGAAGCCATTACCGAAGAATTCGGTGATTACCTGTTCACCCTTATTGAGCTTGGACGCCGCAATGGAATAAAAGCTAACAGCGCTCTGGCAATGACCAACCACAAATTTCTGGAACGCTTTGCCAAGATGGAAGACCTCGCCAAAGAACAAGGTAAGGATATTTCCGATATGAGCCTGATTGAACAAAACGAGCTCTGGGAACAAGTAAAAAAATAG
- a CDS encoding NfeD family protein has translation MNGFPLWLIWLGAGLALALLELAAPGMILIFFSFGCLLAASVAYFFSEALTLQVVTFCVASVISLLVLRRLFISWFQGQISETESDGYEDGPKGALAEACKDFSADGYGQIKYRGSYWKAVSDSGYILAAGDKVRIIDWTDKSKTTFLVKKI, from the coding sequence GTGAATGGATTTCCGCTCTGGCTGATCTGGCTGGGAGCCGGTCTTGCTCTTGCGTTACTTGAGCTTGCGGCGCCTGGAATGATTTTGATTTTTTTCAGTTTCGGTTGTTTGCTCGCCGCTTCTGTCGCTTATTTTTTTAGCGAGGCGCTTACCCTGCAGGTTGTAACTTTTTGCGTGGCGTCGGTTATCTCTTTGCTTGTTTTACGCAGATTATTCATAAGCTGGTTTCAGGGGCAGATTTCCGAGACCGAAAGTGACGGGTACGAAGACGGTCCAAAAGGTGCGCTGGCTGAAGCCTGTAAAGATTTTTCCGCTGATGGGTATGGTCAGATCAAGTACCGGGGCTCTTACTGGAAAGCTGTTTCAGATTCAGGTTATATTCTTGCCGCAGGTGATAAGGTCCGTATCATTGATTGGACCGACAAAAGTAAGACAACATTTTTAGTAAAAAAAATATGA
- a CDS encoding amidoligase family protein, translating to MLWNNPPVMTTANGDKRHVGFELEFTGIDLESIGNIICELYGGELETASPFQHKVVNTEFGDFILEVDSQQLKEKRYLDFINKLGITIDENEEQLLDNAMYDLSKIAVPFELVTPPIPIDRIPELSTLNEELFKMQAKGTRASFLYGFGMQFNPELPALDAETILNYLRSFFLLQPWLKEEINVDVTRRIMPFINNFDHEYIAKVLHPEYAPAIKQLIDDYLEYNPTRNRPLDMTCLFAYIDKERTFKKLNDSALVKPRPTFHYRLPDCRIDEKEWSIALEWNRWVKIEELAYNKKEIEKLSNKFLRENKNYLDRIFS from the coding sequence ATGCTTTGGAACAACCCTCCTGTTATGACCACAGCCAATGGTGACAAGCGACATGTTGGTTTTGAGTTGGAATTCACTGGTATTGATCTTGAATCAATCGGAAATATAATCTGCGAACTTTATGGCGGAGAATTAGAGACTGCATCTCCTTTCCAGCACAAAGTTGTGAACACAGAATTCGGTGATTTTATACTGGAAGTTGATTCACAGCAGCTAAAAGAAAAGCGTTACCTTGATTTTATCAACAAGCTAGGGATCACAATCGACGAGAATGAAGAACAGCTATTAGATAATGCTATGTATGACTTATCTAAAATAGCAGTCCCTTTTGAGCTGGTCACACCTCCCATACCGATCGACCGAATACCCGAGCTATCCACACTTAATGAAGAACTTTTTAAGATGCAGGCGAAAGGAACCAGAGCTTCTTTTCTGTATGGATTCGGTATGCAGTTCAACCCGGAACTGCCAGCACTGGATGCTGAGACGATTTTAAATTACCTGCGCTCTTTCTTCCTGCTTCAGCCTTGGCTCAAAGAGGAAATCAATGTTGATGTAACAAGACGCATAATGCCCTTCATCAACAATTTCGATCATGAATACATAGCGAAAGTCCTCCATCCAGAATATGCACCGGCCATTAAACAGCTCATTGACGACTATCTGGAATACAACCCCACCAGAAACCGCCCACTGGATATGACTTGTCTATTCGCATACATTGATAAAGAACGTACTTTCAAAAAGCTTAATGACAGCGCTCTGGTCAAGCCCCGCCCCACTTTCCACTATCGCCTTCCTGATTGCCGCATTGACGAAAAAGAATGGTCTATTGCTCTTGAATGGAACCGGTGGGTCAAAATTGAAGAATTGGCATATAATAAAAAAGAGATTGAAAAACTCAGCAATAAATTCTTGAGGGAAAACAAAAACTATTTGGACAGAATATTCTCATAA
- a CDS encoding carbon-nitrogen hydrolase family protein yields MRRSIGFSLLILCVLCSSVWAGPPCPDCCSPEYDNTVMNSYRKLMFKDSVYGNIPEMGKGIRLGVYQAQADCGPGASAKNMDRLESVAGVAKKRGVQLLSFPELYVTGYTLSPEQARKVAEFKDGPSITRACSIAKKMEMALIVPYAEKAETKSGLRYFDSIAIINEHGKLLDSYRKVQLYAGQERDNWSFGDVAPKMFKVFGFPVGVLNCYENEFPELVRSLALQGAKLIVGPTAADCYYTMPNGKRSDVPYPDISTLLLPAFAYANNVFYAYSNRAGYERRETGEWHYRGNSIIIGPHGDVIVKAGHQQDTMLIADIVPEYYGATHPEQDYYYLKDRRPDLYKELLKSKVDFLKGGYVYPVYKDGKEIPR; encoded by the coding sequence ATGAGAAGATCTATCGGTTTCAGTCTGTTGATCCTGTGTGTGCTGTGTTCCTCGGTTTGGGCCGGTCCTCCGTGTCCTGACTGTTGCAGTCCGGAATATGATAATACGGTTATGAATAGTTATCGAAAGCTTATGTTCAAGGATTCTGTTTATGGCAATATCCCTGAAATGGGTAAGGGCATAAGACTTGGGGTATATCAGGCTCAGGCCGATTGCGGGCCGGGAGCTTCAGCTAAGAACATGGATCGCTTGGAAAGTGTGGCAGGGGTGGCCAAAAAGCGCGGTGTTCAGTTACTTTCCTTTCCAGAACTGTATGTTACCGGATACACTTTGAGTCCTGAACAGGCCCGAAAAGTAGCTGAGTTTAAAGACGGTCCCAGCATCACACGTGCCTGCTCCATAGCTAAGAAAATGGAAATGGCCTTGATTGTACCCTATGCTGAAAAAGCTGAAACCAAGTCCGGATTACGGTATTTTGATTCAATCGCCATCATCAATGAACATGGTAAGCTTTTGGACAGTTATCGCAAAGTTCAGCTTTACGCGGGTCAGGAGAGGGATAACTGGTCTTTCGGAGATGTCGCCCCTAAGATGTTCAAAGTTTTCGGATTTCCCGTGGGCGTACTGAATTGTTATGAAAATGAATTTCCGGAACTTGTGCGTTCTCTTGCCTTGCAGGGTGCAAAGCTCATCGTAGGGCCCACTGCTGCGGATTGTTATTACACCATGCCTAATGGTAAACGCAGCGACGTTCCGTATCCTGATATCTCAACATTACTGCTGCCGGCTTTCGCCTATGCCAATAATGTCTTTTACGCTTACAGCAACCGGGCCGGGTATGAGAGACGGGAAACCGGTGAGTGGCATTACCGGGGAAACAGCATAATTATAGGCCCCCATGGCGACGTGATTGTTAAGGCCGGGCATCAGCAGGATACTATGTTGATCGCCGACATTGTGCCGGAATATTACGGAGCGACTCACCCGGAACAGGATTACTATTATCTGAAAGACCGCAGACCGGATCTATATAAAGAGTTGCTTAAGAGCAAAGTTGATTTTCTCAAGGGGGGATATGTGTATCCTGTTTATAAGGATGGTAAGGAAATTCCGCGCTAG
- a CDS encoding gamma-glutamyl-gamma-aminobutyrate hydrolase family protein, with the protein MDKPVIGVCTAHKGGTIPWFFFRLNIFLAGGTPLRITPEKPSAIEAVDGLIVSGGADISAELYAENAATEIIKKSKENSPDKNLFEIIFNSVLGITAYLLRSIFGLKQAPHEAAQRDKLESLLLREAIEHDIPVLGICRGMQMLNVIKGGTLYQEVADVYEDVHHPYTVLPHKRILVKEGSKLQEILKATNVQVNALHHQAVNILGEDLSISATDENDMVEAIEAETGFILGVQWHPEFLISSKQQRNLFKSLVTASKKSIGSH; encoded by the coding sequence ATGGACAAACCGGTAATCGGAGTTTGCACTGCGCACAAAGGAGGGACCATCCCCTGGTTTTTCTTCCGGCTTAATATTTTCCTAGCCGGGGGAACTCCTTTGCGCATTACCCCGGAAAAGCCTTCCGCAATCGAAGCCGTGGACGGTTTAATCGTTTCCGGGGGCGCGGACATTTCAGCGGAATTATATGCCGAAAACGCAGCCACTGAAATCATTAAAAAATCGAAAGAGAACAGTCCCGATAAAAATTTATTTGAAATTATTTTCAACTCTGTCCTAGGTATCACAGCCTATCTCTTGAGAAGCATATTCGGGCTGAAGCAAGCCCCGCATGAAGCAGCCCAAAGAGATAAACTTGAGTCGCTTCTTCTTCGCGAAGCCATTGAGCATGATATTCCGGTTCTTGGCATTTGCAGAGGAATGCAGATGCTCAACGTAATTAAAGGCGGAACTTTATACCAAGAGGTGGCCGACGTTTATGAAGATGTCCACCACCCGTACACGGTACTACCCCATAAAAGAATTCTCGTTAAAGAAGGAAGCAAACTACAGGAGATATTGAAGGCCACAAACGTTCAAGTAAATGCTCTCCACCATCAGGCTGTAAATATTTTAGGAGAGGATCTGAGCATCTCAGCAACTGATGAAAACGATATGGTTGAAGCAATCGAAGCCGAAACAGGATTTATCCTCGGTGTTCAATGGCATCCTGAATTTTTGATTTCCTCAAAGCAGCAGCGCAACCTTTTCAAAAGCCTTGTCACTGCCTCTAAAAAGAGTATCGGCTCGCACTGA